In Natronolimnobius baerhuensis, a single window of DNA contains:
- a CDS encoding ABC transporter permease has product MSRYLLKRLSMAAFTLYAVMTITFVMIQSIPGGPEDYIRAQLMQSRGDGSISMAQVSQLAERSMNIDPTDPMHVQYVEYMSNMLQGDLGESLHFAAPVDEIIVQAMPWTLFLLSIATLLTFSAGIVLGAIMAYLEGSRFDVGTTVVSMFLNSIPYYIFALLAIALLAYDWGLFPASGHHPTGAEPALSASYFIDVVHHATLPILSLVITGLGGVALTMRGNAIQVIGEDYIRVANLRGVPGRQIATRYVGRNALLPMYTSLMISIGFMFGGAVVLEEIFAYEGIGWYLLEAVNARDYPLMMGSFLIITLAVIVFILIADLTYSKIDPRVEQEDSREAY; this is encoded by the coding sequence ATGTCTCGCTACCTCCTGAAGCGGCTCTCGATGGCGGCGTTTACGCTGTATGCCGTCATGACGATTACGTTCGTGATGATCCAGTCGATTCCGGGCGGGCCGGAAGACTACATCCGCGCTCAGCTCATGCAAAGTCGCGGCGACGGCTCCATCAGCATGGCACAGGTCAGCCAGCTCGCCGAGCGCTCGATGAACATCGATCCGACCGATCCGATGCACGTCCAGTACGTCGAGTACATGTCGAACATGCTGCAGGGTGACCTCGGCGAGTCGCTGCACTTCGCCGCGCCCGTCGACGAGATTATCGTTCAGGCAATGCCCTGGACGCTGTTCTTGCTCTCGATTGCGACGTTGCTGACGTTCTCGGCAGGCATCGTTCTCGGCGCAATCATGGCCTACCTCGAGGGATCGCGATTCGATGTCGGGACGACGGTCGTCTCGATGTTTCTGAACTCGATTCCGTACTACATCTTCGCGCTGTTGGCAATCGCGTTGCTTGCCTACGACTGGGGCCTGTTCCCGGCATCGGGGCATCATCCGACCGGTGCCGAACCGGCGCTGTCGGCGTCGTACTTCATCGACGTCGTCCACCACGCCACGTTACCGATCCTATCGCTCGTCATCACCGGACTGGGCGGCGTCGCGCTGACGATGCGCGGCAACGCAATTCAGGTGATCGGCGAGGACTATATCCGTGTTGCAAACCTGCGTGGCGTTCCCGGTCGACAGATTGCAACCCGATACGTCGGCCGAAACGCCTTGCTTCCGATGTACACCTCGCTGATGATCTCGATTGGGTTCATGTTCGGTGGTGCCGTCGTCTTAGAGGAAATCTTCGCCTACGAAGGCATCGGCTGGTACCTGTTAGAGGCGGTCAACGCCCGTGATTACCCGCTGATGATGGGGTCGTTCCTGATCATTACGCTCGCGGTGATCGTCTTCATCCTGATCGCCGACCTCACCTACAGCAAGATCGACCCACGGGTTGAACAGGAAGACTCCCGGGAGGCATACTGA
- a CDS encoding ABC transporter substrate-binding protein, producing MSRQNGSDILSRVRRTGKGTPHSVSRRQVLAAGGGAGAMLVAGCAGGGDDENGGGTDERPSFDPDADERVDTALIEPTTDNPTNWQYNIYNPSQEFGHSMNNDQFVWYHMERDEFTWRLIDIAEYEDDHALIDLADDRSWHSDGENVDAEDLRTKLILEDIMSGDLGAVFDDVSIAGDHQVEMDLAGTINPDVFDTSWTNLWLDTRAEQYEQFVERWEDGESIDDIRPDLENYELDDIEGHGPFEVVNVTDNLFEMELVEDHPDAANINFTRWEVHRVGSDTGEVIMGNEVDTIRNFTAEEAVLENRPDDLTVGHLPAMWGMALPFNLEHEHVGNVRVRQALAEFIDREGVASSYGPYGEAVEAPSGLVGNIDGENNPSDAWTDWITDEGADALHRYDDLERGRDLLREEGYSKDDDQWYTPDDEEFELTITMPADTTDWHPIYQTVEGQLRQEGINADVEAVDDTVYWADYYLDGDYDLASTGWTLQNSYPYFTFRMYYIIDAPFLNLEEDDVVAPPVGDPDGDLESVDVVGLLEELQTTQDEAESVELIEELAWVTNQYLPMLPLTEINDTVWFWEDEWWVPDPVEESATYQSKWPLWQFPRTGNLRAR from the coding sequence ATGTCACGCCAAAACGGTAGTGATATCTTATCAAGAGTCCGACGTACCGGGAAGGGAACGCCACACAGCGTCTCGAGACGGCAGGTGCTCGCAGCGGGCGGCGGCGCGGGCGCGATGCTCGTGGCTGGCTGTGCTGGGGGCGGCGACGATGAGAACGGTGGCGGCACCGACGAACGGCCCTCGTTCGATCCCGACGCAGACGAGCGCGTCGACACCGCGTTAATCGAGCCGACGACGGACAACCCGACGAACTGGCAGTACAACATCTACAACCCGTCACAGGAGTTCGGTCACTCGATGAACAACGATCAGTTCGTCTGGTACCATATGGAACGTGACGAGTTCACATGGCGGCTCATCGACATCGCCGAGTACGAGGACGACCACGCACTCATCGACCTCGCTGACGACCGGTCCTGGCACTCCGATGGCGAGAACGTCGACGCCGAGGACCTCCGGACGAAACTGATCCTCGAGGACATCATGAGTGGTGATCTCGGGGCTGTCTTCGATGACGTCTCAATTGCGGGCGATCACCAAGTCGAGATGGACCTTGCGGGGACGATCAATCCGGATGTGTTCGATACGAGTTGGACCAACCTCTGGTTAGATACCAGAGCTGAACAGTACGAGCAGTTCGTCGAGCGCTGGGAAGACGGTGAATCGATTGACGACATCCGACCCGACCTCGAGAACTACGAACTCGACGACATCGAGGGTCACGGCCCGTTCGAGGTCGTCAACGTCACGGACAACCTCTTCGAGATGGAACTCGTCGAGGACCACCCCGACGCGGCGAACATCAACTTCACTCGCTGGGAGGTTCATCGCGTCGGCTCCGATACGGGCGAAGTGATCATGGGCAACGAAGTCGATACGATCAGGAACTTCACCGCCGAGGAGGCCGTCCTCGAGAACCGACCGGACGACCTCACGGTCGGGCACCTCCCGGCGATGTGGGGGATGGCGTTACCGTTTAACCTCGAGCATGAACACGTCGGCAACGTTCGGGTTCGCCAGGCGCTGGCGGAGTTCATCGACCGTGAGGGCGTGGCGTCGAGTTACGGGCCATACGGAGAGGCGGTCGAAGCACCAAGCGGTCTCGTCGGGAACATCGACGGCGAGAACAACCCGAGTGACGCCTGGACGGACTGGATCACGGACGAGGGTGCCGACGCCCTCCACCGGTACGACGACCTCGAGCGCGGCCGGGACCTGCTCCGCGAGGAAGGCTACTCGAAAGACGACGACCAGTGGTACACGCCCGACGACGAGGAGTTCGAGTTGACGATCACGATGCCGGCGGATACGACCGATTGGCATCCGATCTACCAGACTGTCGAAGGCCAACTCCGGCAGGAAGGGATCAACGCCGACGTGGAGGCCGTCGACGACACCGTCTACTGGGCGGATTACTACCTCGACGGCGACTACGACCTCGCCTCGACGGGGTGGACGCTGCAGAACTCCTACCCGTACTTTACGTTCCGGATGTACTACATTATCGACGCGCCGTTCCTCAACCTTGAGGAGGACGATGTCGTTGCACCACCGGTCGGCGACCCCGACGGCGACCTCGAGTCGGTCGACGTCGTGGGGCTGCTCGAGGAACTGCAGACGACACAGGACGAAGCCGAGTCCGTCGAGTTGATCGAGGAACTGGCGTGGGTGACGAATCAGTACCTGCCGATGTTGCCTCTGACCGAAATCAACGATACGGTCTGGTTCTGGGAGGACGAGTGGTGGGTTCCTGACCCGGTCGAGGAGTCAGCAACCTACCAGTCGAAGTGGCCACTGTGGCAGTTCCCACGAACGGGTAATCTGCGGGCACGATAA
- a CDS encoding ABC transporter permease, giving the protein MAERTSTFQTDTEPDRDDRITRSRRELYRERLDLFVLTPLRVIWSDWRTRVGSLIILAWVFLGTVGYWLVSEPFPGDGPRMDPAFQSLEFPLGTTIRGESVFALVVQATPAMLIMITAGAVFSVAIATLVGTVSGYKGGRVDRALTVVTDIAMTIPGLPLIILLAALIEPTHPVTVGIVLTINAWAGLARAIRSQVLTLRDHSYVEASRIMGVPTRRIVVDDILPNIMPYVLVNFVQSARGVIFGSVALYYLGVLPFSNENWGVMLNDAYDSFGVFTSWETAHWILAPMFAVVTLSFGLILFAQGTERLFNPRIRARHAETIDEDSMESHR; this is encoded by the coding sequence ATGGCTGAACGAACCTCTACCTTCCAGACGGATACCGAACCGGACCGCGACGACCGAATCACACGCTCGAGGCGTGAACTCTACCGGGAACGCCTCGATTTGTTCGTGTTGACGCCCCTGCGCGTGATCTGGAGCGACTGGCGCACCCGCGTCGGCTCCCTGATCATCCTCGCGTGGGTGTTCCTCGGCACCGTGGGCTACTGGCTCGTTTCGGAGCCGTTCCCCGGCGACGGACCGCGAATGGACCCCGCCTTCCAGAGCCTCGAGTTCCCGCTGGGGACGACGATTCGCGGCGAGAGTGTCTTCGCACTCGTCGTGCAGGCGACGCCCGCGATGTTGATCATGATCACCGCCGGGGCAGTGTTCTCGGTGGCGATTGCAACGCTCGTCGGCACAGTTTCTGGGTACAAAGGCGGCCGCGTTGACCGCGCGCTGACTGTCGTGACCGACATCGCGATGACGATTCCGGGCTTGCCACTGATCATCCTGCTGGCGGCCCTAATCGAGCCGACACATCCCGTCACCGTCGGGATCGTCCTCACAATCAACGCTTGGGCGGGCCTCGCTCGAGCGATCCGGTCGCAGGTGTTGACGCTGCGAGATCACTCCTACGTCGAGGCGTCACGGATCATGGGCGTTCCGACGCGGCGGATCGTCGTCGACGACATCCTGCCGAACATCATGCCCTACGTGCTTGTCAACTTCGTCCAGTCGGCTCGTGGCGTCATCTTCGGGTCGGTCGCGCTCTACTATCTGGGCGTGTTGCCGTTCTCGAACGAGAATTGGGGCGTGATGCTCAACGACGCCTACGACAGTTTCGGCGTCTTTACCTCGTGGGAAACGGCCCACTGGATTCTCGCGCCGATGTTCGCCGTGGTTACCCTGTCGTTTGGCCTGATCCTCTTCGCACAGGGGACCGAACGACTGTTTAACCCACGAATCAGAGCGCGCCACGCCGAGACTATTGACGAAGACAGCATGGAGAGCCACCGATGA